The nucleotide sequence TGTAGTAAGATGACTTTCAGAAAAATCTGTAGCCATTTTGTGTTGATAATCCCCTTACAGAGTATCTAGGTAATTATTTGATGGTGTAGTGATAAAGAGGCTGCCTAGACACTCCACTGGATAGGCAGAGAGGGATCATTTAGTCACAGCTTGCTTTTTGGAGGAGGCTGTCTTATTCTTAAGGGTCTAATTCTAAAAACATCTGTCATGAAGATTGAAGTAAGGACTGGAAGCTGCTAATAAGCAACTTTGCTGACTGGCTAAATTATTTTAGTGTAGTACTGCATATTTCTTCTGCAGAATATTCTTCCCACAGTACCTTGCTgcttcaaaatttatttttactgcaaaaaTGACTGGTTCATacatttgttgttttaaatgAGTTGCTGTAATAACTGTGGAAGGCTTGTGTATTGGAATATTGAACAAGGCTTACAGAAGACAAGATGTCACTACCAGAACACAATGTTGTCATGTAATTAACTTTTTGGTGTTTAGGTTTCCAGGTCAGGTCTCTGCAGGCACAGACTGCAGCCTTACCTTTAGTCATTTCAGGCTTTCTGTGGCTTTGTGAAAATATCAAGGCAGTAGTTCATATTCAGATTGCATTTTCAAGGTTGTACTCAGGAATTACTTCTGTGGTTAAACATTCTGGAGACGGTAGGGATTAGTTTTGCAGCAATTGCCAAGAAGCATTTATATATAATGCCTGAAGAATCTGTATCTTATTGCTAAGGAAGTTCTGTAGTTTCTTACACATGCTTTAATATCTGTCTTTCCATGGTGGGGAGAACAGCTATAGGACATATTAAATGAGAAGGTGCATGATATCTGGTGTATCTTTCTGACTCTGAGATTTGGAATATGGATACCAGAGGTGGATTGAGCACCAGGTACAAGTTAAACCTTGCAAAACCAAATGCCATGCTAAAGAAAACTGGGAGAAGGCAGTGAGCTTGGAGGATTCCAAAACCCTTGATAAGTGCTGCATGAACTATTTAAAGTAGTGTGAAATTCCACAGTGCTTGACTGCTTATCTTTGTCATTATCTTTGCCCAGACCTCAGGCTGACAGCATTTGTAGTCTCAATTAATTGCTCCTTATGGTCCAGCTTTCAGAGCTGCTACTTGCCTGTGCCATGATCCCTTAGTATCCCTGCCTGAGTCAAGGACCTGAAGCTACAGAATTATCTGGGTGCATTTGCAGCAAAGGTGATGTTTCTCTCTTATGGAATTGCTTTCACATCCAACTACCCATTTCTGCCTTATCcaaatatttattgcatttcAGCCATTCactttaaagctgctttttttttcctatttaagaAGCTTAAAATGCAGGCTAGAAAAGATTACTTGATTTATGTGGTGCACTGAACCAACCTGAAATAAAGAACTTCTGTTTAATCTAAAATCAAGGCTTTTGCTGTACAGATAAAAGAACAGTAGTTTATCCCTTGCTCTGATGCTACAAATTCAATAACCACAActctctcttgctttcttttaatgTATAGTTACAGTTTAGTTGACTAAAAACATACCATCACTGCATGTGTTCAGCAGCACTTTGTATGTAAGAGCAGCACTTTatttttgctggattttgtGTGCCTCAGCAAGAGAAGTGAGATCAGATTACAGATAGTACCTGTGTAACTGCTGCTTGAGTCCCATTCACTTGCTTCAGGAACCCACCATCACTACTGGGAcctgctctgtctgtgccctgggatgCTGAGGACAATGGAGTGAGATTTTGAGGAGCAATTTGCTCATGAAGTGGTGAGACTGGGACTGTATTTTTAGTGTTGAGAAGGTGCAACTGCAAAACAGGGAAGAAGTGGACTGGCTTTCTTGCTCACTTAAGGTCCAGTATGCATGTGAGAGCTACTGCTGTTGTGAGTTGTCCTGGTAGCACTCACCAAGAAGAGTTAGAAAATCCTAAACCAGTTACACATGAGCTTTTGTCCACTAGCCAGCAAGATCATTAAATTTTCATGTCCACCTGGCAAAGGAAGTTCAATTTGCATGATAAACACCATCTGTAGATAATGTCGTACCTGACCTCTCAACAAACTCTTGAACTTGCACTCCCCAGCagtgtgtattttaaaaagctcttttgGCCGTGTATCAGCATAACACTGCTgttacttaattttaaaagagttAATTAAGCTGATGCTATAGTGATGAGTGTATTAGAAAGGCATACATGTTGAGCAGAGTATGGCAGCATTGTACATGAACTTTGTTCTTCTGTTCTTTGCTGGTTAAAACAAGTGTTTGACTCTTGATAACCTTCCTTCTGTTACCATTTTCCTggtagtttcctttttttctttaatagctCTCTTTTCCTGTGCCTGCAATAGCTGTGCATGTGGTTTGGGTGGTATTTTGGGTTTGTATGGCCaagttttggtagcaggggggcTACAGGGGTAGCTGCAGGAAAcaacttctgtgagaagctgccagaagcttcccccatgtcGGGTAGATCCAATGCCAGCTGGTTCcaagatggacatgctgctggccaaggttGATCCAAACAGGAATAATAGTAATGCCTCTGTGAGAGCATATCcgaaaaggagagaaaagttATTGAACAGTTGTAATGgtggccagagaagagcaggatgAGAAGATGTCAGAGGAactgccctgcagacaccaagaaggaggaagaagaggaaaggaagtgcttcaggtgccagagctgagattcccctgcagacCATGGtgtggcagctgtgcccctgtaACCCATGGACGACCGTGGGGATGCAAAGTTCTACTTGCAGCCCCTGGAGAAgacccacaccagagcaggtgaATCCTCAAGAGAGGGCAGTGAACCTGTGAGAGGttcatgctggagcagggtcctgcagggaCTTGTACACCTGTGAAGAGAGGAGCCCATGTTGGAGCAGCTTTTCTGGTAAGACTTGTGGACCCATACTGGAAGAGGCTGCTCTAGAAGAAAGGCATCCTGTGGAAGAGTGAATCGCACTGGAGAAGTTTGCAGAGAACTGTCTCTGTGTGAGGGGCCCCACCCTGGAGCCGAGGaaagactcctctccctgagcagtggcagaaaCTGCACttgatgaactgaccataacccccacttcccatctccctgtgccaAAGTGGTGTGTGGCTGACTGTAGATATTGCTTTTTATCTGTCTGGGTGACCTGCACtattttttgcaaaatatgTAGTCCTACTTGaagatttattattatttctgtaaCTCTTACTCTACAGCATGCTAAAATCATGGATGTCTTTTAATTGGATCCCAAGACCTTTGACTCTTGTTTTTGAAGAAGTTTCCACTTCATGTTGGTTCAATCACCTTGCAGATAGGCATTACTGAAATTTATGGAAGAACGTAGCAGATTTGGTGAGGGAACTTACTGTGACCCAAAGACATCGGCTCTGTttgttatttatattaatatataaattaatataaattaatataaattaatataaattaattgGTGGTTTGAGAGCAGGATGCCAGAGTATTTGTGGGGGAGATAAAAGTCATCTCCTGCAGTTCTGGCTGCTGTGTCAGGGCACAGCCATAGCTGGAGaccaggtgctgcagcactgcGTGATGCCAGCTGCCTCCCTCCATGGAGTGCCCGTCCATGCCAGCTAAAGGGGGAGGATGGGAAGTCAGGAGCTGTGTCCTTATGTGACACTGGGAGTCAAGCAGGGAATGGGAGCAAAATTCAGGTTGCTGGCAACACATATAATGTTTTAGGTGTCTTTTTTCCCTATAGTGGCTTTCAAAAGCGTAGTTGTAGgagcttttaaaaagcataaaatagAGGGTGGTATCTGTCCCTCCCTAGTAAATTTGACTAATAGCTTTGCCTTGTCAAAATACTGAATATAACACAAACCTTGAAGTCCAGGAAATTATGAGGTAAGGGCCAGCACAGATCTTAATATAATCTTAGTTATGCCAAAGTACTGATTGTACCCATTGGAACGGCTCAGTAGCATTAGTATTTATAATAAGCAGGTATGAAAAATTGAGAAAGTATATTTTAGTttgcattttcagcttttattgtATATGCTCTTGCTTCAAGTAGCTGGGAAATATTTTAGCAAAGAAAAGCATAGCTGTTAGCTCACAGCAAGTGCTGCCTTTGGGGGAGCAAGTGTACCTTTATAAGGGTGGGATTTGTTAGGCTGCAGTGTTAATGACAAGTAAGGTTTCCTCTCACGTGCATTGCCAGTGATGTGATGAGATGCGATGCGACAGTCAGTTGTTTGTGGGTGCGATGAGATGTCTCAGAATGGAGGAATCCTCAGATCAAAGGGGAAGGATTTGTAACATTTAGTGCAGctgagaacattttaaaatgtacagcAGCAACATTTGCTGTAGCTCGTTTGCTTTAGATGACTAACACAAAATTGGATGTGGCCCATGGTGACTGTACTTTCTTCCTAAGGGGGTTGTAGTGTTTGtaacatggaaataaaaagttCTCAAAGAAGGTTTCAGCTGCACTTTGGGGCTGATATTACCTTAACCTCTTATTTCCAATTTAAATTGTGAGGATTTTGCTACCCTTTACATTTCTGGATGTTCCCCTGCTTACTGTAAGGTCTTCTGTCCCTTTGTACATTAGGTAcattgaataaatattttttcagtactGTCATGCAACAGATTTCCTTTATTAAGGTGGACAGGCATATGTGTAGGAGACTAGCAGTGTGACCTTCCCCTGTGGTACAGGGGACCCAGATTTTAATTCCTTCAATATGAAAGGCATAGTGTTGAAATCAGGGTTAATTTTGTATTCATCTACTACTCTGTCTCAGGCAAGGCCAATACTAGTTGAAAAAGGTATAAACAGCTCAGCAATAGTGCTTTGGTCTTTACAGCTTTTTCCTGTCTGCCTCTTTCTGTTAAGTAATGCTTGATGTGCTTTTCTTACATAAATTCTTTTAACGGGAGATCAGATCTGTCATGTCTCAGAAGGTAGACTCAATTGCTTTCATAcaataaaaggggaaaaatgtaTGCAAGGCTGCAGCTGGTGGTGTTCAGAGGCTGTTCCCAGGCTGGCTTGGCAGCTGCATCCACCTCTTCAGACATGAGCTCAGGTCTCCATTGCTTCCTGGGGCATGGGGACTGCAAGTGAGTGATAAATCTAACAGAGAGTATGATGGGTGGTTTCTGTAAGCAATGGTGTGACTTCAGGAGAGGATTCATCGttgaaaagtctgaaaaaacaaaaatacctttCATAAGCCTGAAGGCAGTCCAATACTACAGTTATACCTTCTACTGACTACCACTTATCTCAGAATTTTCTGTGGAGCTTGTTCAAAGGAGCCTTGTGGGAAGAGGTGAACCCCAGTGAGGTTCTGGAAGCTGCAGCCTCACGGTCTCTCTGTGAGTGAAGCTGTCAGTGGTTTACTTCACTTTCATTGTGTTTGGTTCAGTTTTCTCTGAGGGGGGTGAAGATTCTGCAGGGAAACAGAGCCCTTCCCACATACTAAACATTATCTGAAACAATCTCAGATTAAATATACAAGTGCAACTTGGCCTCCCTGACCTGTGGTGGCTGTCCTGTGAGACTGCCTACAGATCGTCTAGCATCAGATGCCCAGCTGCCTATGACCCTTTCTTTTCTAGTGCCTCACATTGCTCGGCACAGCTAGAATTAAaccttaaaaacattttcattagtGCTTTTCCAGTGAGACACTGGGTGAGAGCAAATTGCAGAGTAAGCTGAGCCAGTAAAGGAGTTCTGGAATACTTGCAAAATCATTCTTTTGAGAAAAGAGACCTGAGCTCCCTGGGATTTGCTGGGTCTGGAAGCACTTGATAATGTTAGCTTAAAGCCCTTCCTCCCCTGCAATactctgctttcttccttttgtcaCACAGCCTCCCCTGCTATCTCTACAAAAAGGCTTTCATGCAATCTGGCCCGTCAGCTGTTGCCTTTGTGCATTGTGCTGGATCTGGGATAAAGTGTAAGCTCTTCAATTCTGATGCTGTATAGTGTGGCATGAATGCTGATGGTGCTCTGGTTAAGAATAAGGCAACCAAGCAAACGTACAATTAACAATAACTAAGCAGATGTGAGAACAGTGAGTTCCTAGAAGTagttgcattttccttttttccccctttcaaaGCTGCTCACCTCGGTATTTTCACTGTCAAAAACTGCATGGTTAGGAAACAGACTTGTGTGTAGACATCAGTATTACAAGATTTGTCTTCAAAAAGCCAATTAGTGCTTGAAGTAGAAGCTAATCTACTTCACAAATGTAATTCCCATCCTTTGCCTTGCAATCAGCACCAAGCAACCACACTGCTGAGCATCACTTTGAGAAAGAGCAAGCACTGGTCTGTTCCTGTACATATTTTCTATGTGTTTCTATTTCTAGAGGTTTTTTCCACTAACCTAATGTGTGTCAGTGTGACCACTGTGTGAAGACAGAAcaatctgctgcagcagagctcctccaggGAGACAGCTTAATGAGCCCTAGGATGAGTTCTTAAGTAAAGGAGGTGAGAAGCTGTAGAAAAGAAGCatagaaaagaaagatgtgACATCTTTGGAAAGAGGAATATTACTTACCTTGTAGAGGGGAGCAATTCTATTACACATTGCAGATATAAATAGAAAGTAATTCTGTTGTGCATTGTGAGCCATAAGTTGAGCATCCATCCGGATTTCCCTTTCTGTAATGAGCAGTTAGAAATCAAACTCACATGGATCTCTAAAATACAGAACCAAAAAGCCTCACCCATGCTGTAATCAGCATGGTGCTGACAGAACCTCCCCAGTTCAGATCAGTACTAAGACTACATCCATCCTCTTGAGAAATGTTTTGTACGTTAGTTTGCTTGGGTTTTACCCAGTACTTGCTTGGTTTAGGAATGAATTAGCAAGACAGCTTTGCCCTGTGAATAAATGTATCATGTCAGCTCTGTTTTCAACACTTTTTAGAACTGACTCGTTGTATCAGTATGGGCACTGAGAATCTTGTAGCAGCATCTGTATCTAATTTTGAGAAGGGTCAAAAGCTGAAGTTAGGGCGCCATGTGAGGTAAAAATTAAGAAACTCCATCTCCGGCTGTAATGGGCACGCTGTCAAGTTGTATCTgcctgtgggagcagaggggaggagaaaacagaaaatgaagggCTATcaagctgaaaacaaaaggcaGTGCATGGATTGACCTCTGTTTGTTCTTCATTGACAGGTTGATGACGCCTGGAAGTGAAATTCGGTTTGTCCACAAGCACATGGGcctggtgccaggctggggaggaggtgcCCGGCTGGTGCGCATCGTGGGCAGcggggcagccctgcagctgctgggcgGGGCTGCGCGGGTGGACCCCGAGAGAGCGCTGAGCCTGGGGCTCTCCGAGCACACGCTGCCATCCTCTGATGAAACCAGTGCGCTGGGAGAGGCCCGCGCCTGGCTCAGTCAGTACACAGACGGTCCGGCCACGGTCATTCGGGCTGTGAAAAAGGTGGtgacagcaggaagagagcTCCCGCTGGAAGCTGCCCTAAGGACAGAGAAGGACATTTTTGGAACTGTGTGGGGTGGGCCTGCCAATTTGCAGGCATTGGTTAGAAGACCAAAACATAAATGATGGTTTATGCATAAGAAATGGGCTTGACTTTTTTGCAAGCAAGGCTTTCAGTAAAGCAGCCGTTAAGCCGAATCATTTAAGGACTTGTCCATTTAAAATGGCATTAACATTCCTGCCATTTAGGTCAGGCAGGCATATTTGGTGTGCAACCACAGAGAAATCCCAGGCAGATTCTCTACTGTCCTAATCACCCACTGAATCAAGATTAGTGAAATTACTATGTAAAGGTAAATACTGTGCTGAAAATAGAACTATAATTCATTTGGAATGAGGCtgaagattattttattttgtgttttgttttttaactggTATGGAAATTAATTACTTGAAAGATATGAGGTTTATTCATTTGCGGAACAGGTGCATCTAAAGCTGCAAAATAGGAGGTCCCCAACATGAGACCAGTGTCTTTAAGCAGCTTGGAAAAGATGATTACTAGTGGGAGgatagcttttatttttttactctaGTTAGTTCTTTGTGTGATTGCTGAGAAAGTATCCTTCAATTTTAATGGTGCTTTTACAGGAGAAGCTTTGAGTTGCTGAGAAGCTTCTAGCATTCATTCACTATCACTGATTCAGgcttttaaatgtatttttatgtctTCTCACTGCTCGAGGAATCAACTACCCACACATGCATCTGCACATTCCCATATTCTGTACCTGTGCAAAGCTGCTGGCCTGGTTCTTTACACAGAATCTGGTTGAAATCTTGGAAGGCTATGATGTATCATACCCCAAAAAGGTTTGTCCTTAGGTGACTGGGTGATGTGAGTTCTTCATCATTCTGGTAAGATGTGAGTGGATATGTCTATGTCTTTCTTCAATGCATTTTTACTGGTAGGGTATATTTGGGCTGACTAGGTTTGGAACTCAGTCTCCCCTTCATGCCAGTGACTTACGCAGGTAATTGGATAACTCAGTGGGGAACGTTTTCCCTTTAGAAATTAGAAACAGGCACAGAGtgcctgctttaaaaataaacatacagAGAGCAAAACCATACAGACATATCTGTGACTGAGAGTTTCCTGTACTGTTGATTAGGATGCACTTGTCTCTAAATCCAGCAGGGACTGAGATCTGAGCCAAAGAACTCTGTGGGAGCATGTAAAGAAGGaagctctgggctttgtgccaCTGACATGTCTTTTTGCTCTGACCAGGCATAACTAGCTCAAGATCATGGAACAAGCTCCCTTAAGAAAATAAGGCAGTATCTTGGATGGAAATCAGTGTTATGATTTCTAGTGTGGCAGGAGTCCTGAGTTTTAGATAGTGAGGTAACTACATATATTTGAGGACTTGGGGACAAATCAATGTTGGCAATTAGGCTTAGATTGCCTGTTAAGATTCTGCTAGTTTCAAGCAAATTCTGTGATCTGCTGGGAATGTTTTGCAGTGTGGTTTTCACAGCAATTAATATAGCATGAAGCAACCAAGAGAAATGCTGAGGAAAGGGATGTGTTTTGAGGTGGCATCTCAGAGAAGATAAGGAACTTACCTCCACCCTGTTGATCCTGCACCTTTGCCTTAATGTCTGGAGCACTAATGGAGGAAGATTTCAAATATCTCTTCCCCAAAAATAaagttctgttttttctttcaggttaGAGAAGAGACAGGAATGAGAACGTGGGGAAGAGAgcagtgttttggtttgtgccTTTctccccccagctccttttTATCCAGTAGCCCAGTGGTTACTCCTGTGTAGCTGGATTCTTTCTCATGCCCTAAAGAACTTCAAAACTATTACTTCAGATGAGCAAATGCTTTAGTATAATCAGACAGCACTTGACTGTTTAGTAGTGAAGCTGTTCTGATTTTCATGAAGTTTCTCAAGACTCATGAGGGATTCCAGACTGCAGCATCACTGAACCTTCAAGGCACACTCAGTCTATACTCATCCAGCTTTTTGAAGCAATAGCGCATAATGTTGTTgtgagtgaaaacaaaaaatgttttaaagggCAACTGATTATGTTGCAAGAATGTGCCATTACTAATActattattctttttaaaattgatatGGAAATTACTTAGAACCTGAGTAAGACCCTTGAATCTTTTTTCTTTGGCATATTAGGCTCCTAAGTGTATTCTGTGTACTGGGTTATAGAAATTTGAGAGTGAAGAAATTGTAGGACAAAGGCAGAATCTGGtttctttcacattttgaaCCAGATCTGTGCTGGCAGTTAGTGAATGGTAAGTACACCTCTGGGGGATCTCTTTCCATTTTGATTTATAGACAATGAGCTTAATTCTCATTTCAGCAAGTGTATTTCCCCAGCCACCCTCTCTGATTTGTATCAAAGGCTAATAATTAGCTTCTAAGAAAACAGGACAAATAATTAACTATTACACACCAAGACAAATTCAGAACAGTTTCAGAGAGGGTTATGGAAACCCATATTGCTGCTATCATAAATACACCAAGCATAGGTACAGGACATTCTGAAGAACATTACAGGTTGTGATCAAGGATTTAGTGAGTAGTCCTATACCATATTCTCTTACTCTAAAAGTAAGTAGAGTCCTTCACACAAAAACCAGCCCAGCTAAATTACTATGAGTGCTAGGATGAAAGTTCCAGACTGAGATGAAATGGAATCCCATTTTACCCATTTGAAAGCTAAATGCTTTATTTCACAGAATACTTTCCTGTCATCCTAAAGTGACAAATATCTTTAACCAGCAGTTGAtaaatgtttgtattttctttacaaCTATTAAAGATGTCAAGCttaatttcagggtttttttttcccttctgaaatggtttaaaaacaaacaagcactAAATGCgcaaaataaattagaaacaTCAAAATTGATAGTCCCAGTCTCCTAATTAAATAGCATGCCAGCTTTTGTATTTCCTAGGGGCTACTTTGCCAGCTTCCTCCTCAGCAAAATAAGTTGCCTATTACATTGTGAAATgtctctcttgtttttcttctgtgtacTGGGACAACCCAAGGGTTTAATGGGAGTATGGATTCTTTACCAAGCCTGTGAAGGTTGTATACTGGAGACCACTTTTAGCAATACAGATACTTCCATCTTATTTGCTGCTGATAGAAATATATTTACCAGATGGTCAGTCTAGGTAAGCAAAGTGTTCTTGCAGAATGCTTGGGTCCCTATCtgatttatattatttttagcCATTAAATATAATTCCTGTATCTGTGGTTATCTGTTCTGGAAATGATGAAATGCTGTAGATTTTGTAGtatttaaatttcctttctcattttcccttctgctgcacTGTGCATTTCTCTGGCTATGCTGCAAAAGTTGAAAATCATTTAGTGCATGGAAATACAGTCAACCACATAATGCAGCGTGGCTGTGGCTTTGCTAAAATGGACAGAGAACACATTTCCTACTGAAAGTAATGGTTTAAATATAAGATGGGAATTATCAGTTACTACTTTTCCCTAGCTTGATCTGGGGAGTGCATTTGCTACTCTGATGGCTGGCTATTAAGGTCTCACCAGCCTTACTTTagtgtttcacagctgcagtcagCCAGCAGGAGCCAAAAGCAGCATCATGGGTGTGAGGCTGAACTCTCTACTTGGGTCAAAAACCCCAAGGATAATCACTGGTAGAATTACTTGCAGACTGTTGAGGCTGTAAATCCCAAAGCATATAGTGAGTCCTGctcctctgttttctttcttgcttttttcaaCCCATACTCTCACATGAAGTTTGTGCACATAGCTGAAGTGTTCATAGTGAAGGCTTTTGCAGTACAAAGCCATACTTTGGTTAGAGCCACTGTATGCTAACTCAAATCAGAGAAGAGTTAACAActaacagagaaaaaagcattCCATCCAGTTTCCTTCTTGAAGTCCATGTAATTGGCATATTTCCTTATGGGACTGGAAGATGATAGTGAAAATCTGTGATCAAGAGCATTTATTCCTAACTGAGAATGGAGGAAACCCATTCTCACCTGCACTTTTGTGACTCACTGATCTCACCTGtaggcagcagaggaggggcaCAACTTTGTCCAAAGTCAGACATGCTATCCATCATTACAGTAAGAAGAACTTTATAGATGTTTAAGTCTaccatttttaaaagtcagtctTTTAATTCCCTTCAAATGATTGTTTCCTTAAAGCAACTTTTGTCTTAATATCAGTAGTACCCATGTATCAGCTACCATACCTTTCTATTCTGAGATACAGATACTAAGAACTGGAGTTTAattagctttattttaaaataaagtccAGAATCAACTAATGCTGTTTctcaatctgaaaaaaaaatgttaaagaacTGCCAGAGAGATAAAAGATAAGCTGTGTTTCTCAAGGTCTGGCTTCTAACATTCAGAAGTCTGTTGAAATGCAGCTCCTACACTGCTAATACAAGTACAAAGCTACAAtttctgtgctgccatcaaatttttttctatgaacAGATGAACAGCACCACAGTCCATAATATCCATGTCCTTTATTATAGGGTCAACTTTGATAACCTACCCTCTTTTATCAACATTTTTGATGTTAAAATAAGGCTGTGTGTGATAATTCTGCCTGCCATCAATAGTGAAGTGAGTTAATCAGCTCTTCAGATGTCTGTGTGAGTATTAAGCTTGCAACTCAagatttttcagtaaaaaatgaGACGCCTACAGCGTTGTGTTTGAGAGACAGCCAGTCAGGGATGCAAGAATGTCAGGATGCCACTCAGAACTAGTCCTCCCTTCTGGTAAACATGAGAAGCTGTTTTATGATCATTTTCTAAGAAATTCCTTCAGTGAAGTTCAATTAAACTGAAAACATATCTGAGATTGTTACTGATAAAATGTAgttttattaaattataaattctgTAACAAAAACAAGACAGATCAAGAAAGATCTCAATAAACAAAACTACAAGGACTAGATGGCAAAGCCAgtgaaaaagccatggagagTGCAAAGGTAAGGATTTGCAACACAAGTTAACAgcatttttacatttccattGAAAGAAGGTAAATGATTGCTCTTGTCTagtaaaagcacattttaactCCAAACTCACATCTATTTTCTCACATTAAATTAAGCATCCTGCTCACACCCAACACCTTGCCTGATTCCACATAGCTTTAGTGTTCTTTTCGTACATCAATCCATGCAGAAAGTAGTAAGACACTTAATGCAACAGTCAGATAATGAAGACAATTCAAGTTGTACAGTAGATATACATTGGCCAAAAAGGGATAGAGTATCTTCAAGGGGAAAATGctacaaaataaacacaagacAT is from Serinus canaria isolate serCan28SL12 chromosome 3, serCan2020, whole genome shotgun sequence and encodes:
- the ECHDC1 gene encoding ethylmalonyl-CoA decarboxylase isoform X3; the protein is MNMCMFMQNTLTRLMRLPLFSVALVQGKAFGGGAELTTACDFRLMTPGSEIRFVHKHMGLVPGWGGGARLVRIVGSGAALQLLGGAARVDPERALSLGLSEHTLPSSDETSALGEARAWLSQYTDGPATVIRAVKKVVTAGRELPLEAALRTEKDIFGTVWGGPANLQALVRRPKHK
- the ECHDC1 gene encoding ethylmalonyl-CoA decarboxylase isoform X2, producing the protein MMLELQERVTELENWKDGKGLIIHGAGNTFCSGSDLNVVKQISNSQDGMNMCMFMQNTLTRLMRLPLFSVALVQGKAFGGGAELTTACDFRLMTPGSEIRFVHKHMGLVPGWGGGARLVRIVGSGAALQLLGGAARVDPERALSLGLSEHTLPSSDETSALGEARAWLSQYTDGPATVIRAVKKVVTAGRELPLEAALRTEKDIFGTVWGGPANLQALVRRPKHK